The segment AAAAGTTTAGTGAGTACAATTTATGTTGGAAAATCTAAAGATGTAAAGCATGGTACAGGATTTAATAGAATTCAATTAAATGATAAAATAGCTAGTGCAGATGATGTTCCTTCGTTTATTATAAACGCAAGATCAAAAGTCTCTGAGGCAGAAGTTCCATTTATGACAACTTCTATTAAAGCAGATAAAGAGTCTAATGTTGGTACTATTACAGACATTAGATTAAAGTTAAGAGATGTAAATGCTCTTAAAATTAGTTATTCAGCTTCAAAAAGCGCTAATTAATTTAGAAATAATATTTTCTAAAAAAGGGGGTAATTCATTTGAATTATCCCTTTTTTTTTATGAATTAAATTCAGCTTTTAGAAATAGCAATATTTATTATAAATAATTTATTCTTTATGAAATATTGTATCTTTATAACTCGTTTATAATACAATGAATAGAATTCTAATTTTTCTGATTTTTCTTTTAATTTCATCAATTTCTTTTGGCCAAAAAGATTCTTTACTACTAGGAAGTAGATATGCAGATGACCAAGTTTATGCATCAATTTCTTACACGCAATTCTTTGACCAACCATCAGTAATAACAAAAAGTAATTTTTCTTATGGAGTATCTATAGGGTTTCTAAAAGATTTTATTTTAAATAAAAAAGGGAGTGTTTCTTTTGCATTAGGAATTGGTTATGGCTATGATGTTTTTAACCATGAATTAAAAGTTGAAGAGAGTAACAATGAAACTGTTTTTAGCACTGATAATACAATAACTTCTAATATTTTTAAAGCTCATAATTTAGAACTTCCTATTGAGCTAAGGTGGAGGACTTCTACTTCAAATAAATATGATTTTTGGAGGATTTATGGTGGTGTGAAATTTATTTATAACACGTCTAATTCTTTCCAGTATATAGATGTTAATAACATGGATTTTAAATACTTAAATGTTTCAGCTTATAATAAACTGCAATATGGTTTAACACTTTCTGCAGGTTATGATAAATTTAATATGAATATCTTTTATGGTTTAACACCTATTTTTAATGATGCTAATATTGAGGGTGAGAAAATAGAAACCAAAGTTATAAAATTTGGTCTTATACTTTATCTTTTATAAAAAATAGAATACAAGAAAAGGAGATATAAACCCTAAGAA is part of the Polaribacter sp. SA4-10 genome and harbors:
- a CDS encoding biopolymer transporter ExbD, with protein sequence MSKFRKKKKGMPAVNTAALPDIVFMLLFFFMVTTTMRETDLKIDNPRLPSASEVKKLEHKSLVSTIYVGKSKDVKHGTGFNRIQLNDKIASADDVPSFIINARSKVSEAEVPFMTTSIKADKESNVGTITDIRLKLRDVNALKISYSASKSAN
- a CDS encoding porin family protein — protein: MNRILIFLIFLLISSISFGQKDSLLLGSRYADDQVYASISYTQFFDQPSVITKSNFSYGVSIGFLKDFILNKKGSVSFALGIGYGYDVFNHELKVEESNNETVFSTDNTITSNIFKAHNLELPIELRWRTSTSNKYDFWRIYGGVKFIYNTSNSFQYIDVNNMDFKYLNVSAYNKLQYGLTLSAGYDKFNMNIFYGLTPIFNDANIEGEKIETKVIKFGLILYLL